In the genome of Fusarium poae strain DAOMC 252244 chromosome 1, whole genome shotgun sequence, the window TCTCAAGAGAGGCTCAATGGTCATTGGTGGTTTCTGCGCTCTGTCTTACGGCTACATGGTTGCGTCGTGGGGTGGATATGCCTTCATTACATGTCTCTTGCCGGTTCATGCCTTCACTCTCATTTGCATGGGCCGCTACAGCGATCGTCTTTACCTCAGCTACACAGCGTGGTACGTTGCTGGTACACTGGCCAGCTTCCAAATTCCCTTTGTCGGCTTTCTTGCTGTTAAGACCAACGAGCATATGCCAGCGCTAGGTACGCATGCACAAATCTCCAGCTAGGCTCAATACTAACATTCGATCCAGGTGTTTTTGGTCTGCTCCAGGTCATCGCCTTCATTCTCTTCGTTAAGCGCGTCATTCCTGGTCGACAGATCACCACCGTTGTGATTGCTGCCGGTGTGGCGACTTGCGTGATCGGCTTGGCTGGCCTGATCCTTTTGACCTCTCTTGGATACATTGCGCCTTGGGGTGGCCGATTCTACTCCCTGTTTGACACTGGCTATGCTAAGGTCCATATCCCCATCATTGCGTCCGTCTCGGAGCATCAGCCCACTGCCTGGCCCTCATTCTTCTTCGACATGAACTTTCTCATCTGGCTTTTCCCCGCCGGTGTTTACATGTGTTTCCAGAACCTCCGGGACGAGCATGTTTTTGTTGTCGTCTACGCCATGTTTGCAAGCTACTTCGCTGGCGTCATGGTTCGTCTCATTCTTACTCTGACCCCTATTGTTTGTGTCGCTGCTGCTATTGCTGCTTCCCAGCTCCTTGACACCTACATGCAAATCAAGCAGCCCGATGCTGCGGACGAGACCAAGACTGAGGGTTCCGAAAGctccaagaagaacaagggtgCCCTCCGCGCCCTTTCTAAGCCAACTGTCGGTATCTACACTATCATGTCCAAGGTCCTGGTTGTTGGTGCCATGGCCATTTACCTGGTCATGTTTGTCACCCACTGTACTTGGGTCACTTCCAACGCTTACTCGTCGCCCTCCGTCGTGTTGGCCAGCCGCATGCCAGATGGTAGTCAGCACATCATTGATGATTACCGAGAGGCGTACCAGTGGCTCCGACAGAACACCGAGAAGGACGACAAGGTCATGTCATGGTGGGATTACGGTTACCAGATCGGTGGCATGGCTGACCGGCCCACCCTTGTCGACAACAACACTTGGAACAACACGCACATCGCGACAGTGGGCAAGGCCATGAGTTCTCGTGAGGAGGTCAGCTACCCTATTATGCGCCAGCATGAGGTTTCCTACGTTTTGGTAGTCTTTGGTGGTCTCATCGGCTACTCCGGAGATGACATAAACAAGTTCCTCTGGATGGTTCGCATTGCCGAAGGTATCTGGCCCGATGAGGTCAAGGAGCGCAATTTCTTCACCGCTCGGGGAGAGTACAAGGTCAACGAGGAAGCTACTGAGACCATGAAGAACAGCTTGATGTGAGTACACCCCTGTGATTTAAAAATTGCCTTTAAGCTAACTTTCTTCTCTCAGGTACAAGATGTCGTACTACAACTACGCTGGCATGTTCCCCCCTGGAAGAGCCGTTGATCGTGTTCGAAACACCGCTGTGCCTTCTGAGGGACCTACTCTCGACACTTTGGAGGAGGCTTTTACCAGTGAGAATTGGATTATCCGTATCTACAAGGTCAAGGATCTTGACAACATTGACCGTAACCATGTCGCCGCCGGCGGTTTCAGCCGAggacaaaagaagaagaaggcgctCAAGAAGCGAGCTGCTGTCGGCTCCCGTGTGGACTAAGGGGTTTTGGTTTGCTAGAAGCGTGGAAGAAAGAATAGAGGGCTTCAATGTTACCCACATTTTAGACAAAAGTGAATTGAAAATGTATATCAATGTAAGAACCTTGTCTGAttgagaagaaagagaaagaaaaaaggaacaaagatatatattcttttgtCCCGATATAATTGTTAAATTGAGCGTACGTTCACACTAGGTGATGTGTTTATTGTGATATACGATGGAAGTAAGTAAAGTGCAACAAAGACGACACTAGACTGCTCATGCGTGTTTGCGATTTCGAGAAAGGAATTACAGCCGTTTGCAGCTCAGGGAATAAGGGTCAAGATGCAATGTATAGAAAGCTTGTAAATGCAGTGAATGTTTCTAGGCTGCTGAGTGTTAAGGTGATGTCCTAAtgtataaagttatatatcaACTCGCTTCCTCCTTTTCTTAATCTTCACCATCACCGATACCCTCCTCGTTGAATCTATCCCCTTCGGTCTCTTTGTGCTATACCAGCTCACACACCATTCAGGGGCTGACCAAGACGCACAAGGGTGACATCCTCAACAGCCCGAGTAAGCTTCTTACTACTTAAAAAGGACGGGAGAAAGGAGTCTAAAGGAGGCTTTACGAGATCTAAGGGTGAGTTCCTCCTGAATACAGAGAACAAGACGAAGGCCCCAAAGCTGACCTTTCTTCTGCCACAGTACACATGTTTGGGACGAAGAGAAAGACTTGCATTACTTAGTGTTATCGTTTTAATCTCCTCGGCTACCTGGCTCTTCATCTAAGCTGCAAATGCGAGTGGCAGTTCTCGCCAACTGCCAACGGCCCGCACGACTGCCTTCAACCCGCACCCACACACGCACAAAAATcgaaaggagaagaaacaAGCCGATTATTTCTGCGGTTCCAGCGTCATCATCTTGCATGAActgctcttttcttctctttacGCACTCGATTCACACTCTCACATCTCCACCCACACTCCTTCCAGGTTATTGTTCTATATACCATAATCACTTCCcctttttgttcttctcaCCATCGCGCCAATAATCACACTCGAGGCTGATTAGCGACTCTATTCTCGCCCTCTATTTGCAGGCTTTCCTCTGGAAGCGCAAAAATGGGACTCTTCAGCAAGGCCTTGCGCCGCCGCCGCAATCGAGCAGGCCCCCAGGTCGATCTTTTGAGCGCAGCTTTTGGTTTTCCCTTTCGCTACGGGAGTAAATCTTCATGCAACAAGAGTCCTGGTCGGATGAAAATCGTCTATGATCCTCCCTCTGACTCCAACGACGAATCAGACTCGGATGAAACatgctcttcatcttcccAGGAAGACCGTGGACGACAACAACATCGCAGTCGTCATCTTTCTGAAAGACCTCCG includes:
- the STT3 gene encoding oligosaccharyl transferase stt3 subunit (TransMembrane:14 (o23-45i57-75o87-109i121-140o146-165i177-193o213-236i248-269o275-293i305-331o367-386i393-411o417-433i471-494o)~BUSCO:6712at5125~CAZy:GT66), giving the protein MTAVTSKPSDTLAFLTGTNTRTLLRVLILFFIAGAAISSRLFSVIRFESIIHEFDPWFNFRATKYLVANGFYNFWDWFDDRTWHPLGRVTGGTLYPGLMVTSGVIYHALRTLTVPVDIRNICVLLAPAFSGLTAYAAYLLTNEMTTTQSAGLLAAAFMGIAPGYISRSVAGSYDNEAIAIFLLVFTFYLWVKALKRGSMVIGGFCALSYGYMVASWGGYAFITCLLPVHAFTLICMGRYSDRLYLSYTAWYVAGTLASFQIPFVGFLAVKTNEHMPALGVFGLLQVIAFILFVKRVIPGRQITTVVIAAGVATCVIGLAGLILLTSLGYIAPWGGRFYSLFDTGYAKVHIPIIASVSEHQPTAWPSFFFDMNFLIWLFPAGVYMCFQNLRDEHVFVVVYAMFASYFAGVMVRLILTLTPIVCVAAAIAASQLLDTYMQIKQPDAADETKTEGSESSKKNKGALRALSKPTVGIYTIMSKVLVVGAMAIYLVMFVTHCTWVTSNAYSSPSVVLASRMPDGSQHIIDDYREAYQWLRQNTEKDDKVMSWWDYGYQIGGMADRPTLVDNNTWNNTHIATVGKAMSSREEVSYPIMRQHEVSYVLVVFGGLIGYSGDDINKFLWMVRIAEGIWPDEVKERNFFTARGEYKVNEEATETMKNSLMYKMSYYNYAGMFPPGRAVDRVRNTAVPSEGPTLDTLEEAFTSENWIIRIYKVKDLDNIDRNHVAAGGFSRGQKKKKALKKRAAVGSRVD